In one window of Henckelia pumila isolate YLH828 chromosome 1, ASM3356847v2, whole genome shotgun sequence DNA:
- the LOC140874671 gene encoding probable glutathione S-transferase, giving the protein MAEVKVFGAWGSPFSRRVEMALKLKGVEYEYIEEDIFNKSPLLLQYNPVHKKVPVLLHNGKPIAESLVILEYIDETWKNGPSILPKNPYDRAMTRFWAKFIDEKCLPALWKAAWSAGEEQEKAKEEARELLTFLEEELKGKKFFGGDSIGLVDIAANFVAYWYVIIAELVGLKLVTNDNFPNLCSWTDEYVNSSSVKENLPDREKLIENFRARFLQTK; this is encoded by the exons ATGGCGGAAGTGAAGGTATTCGGTGCTTGGGGAAGCCCATTTAGCCGCAGAGTCGAAATGGCGCTGAAACTGAAAGGAGTCGAATACGAATACATAGAAGAAGATATATTCAACAAGTCCCCGCTGCTTCTTCAATACAATCCAGTCCACAAAAAAGTTCCCGTGCTGCTGCACAATGGTAAGCCGATCGCGGAGTCGTTGGTGATTCTTGAATATATCGACGAAACTTGGAAAAATGGGCCATCCATCTTGCCCAAGAATCCTTATGACAGAGCCATGACGCGTTTCTGGGCTAAATTTATTGatgaaaag TGCTTGCCAGCACTGTGGAAGGCTGCTTGGAGTGCAGGGGAGGAGCAAGAGAAAGCCAAGGAAGAAGCACGAGAGCTGCTAACATTTCTTGAGGAGGAGCTAAAAGGCAAGAAATTCTTCGGGGGTGATAGCATCGGGCTGGTCGATATTGCTGCCAATTTCGTCGCCTATTGGTATGTGATTATCGCTGAATTGGTGGGACTGAAACTCGTAACAAATGACAATTTCCCAAATCTGTGTTCATGGACGGACGAGTACGTGAACTCGAGCTCTGTGAAGGAAAATCTGCCTGATCGGGAGAAACTGATCGAGAATTTCAGGGCTCGATTCCTTCAGACCAAATGA
- the LOC140875226 gene encoding probable glutathione S-transferase produces the protein MAEVKVLGTWSSPFSRRVELALKLKGVEYEFIDEDLSNKSHDLLQYNPVHKKIPVLVHNGKPVAESLVILEYIDETWAHGPSILPKDPHDRAMARFWARFIDETCMPAFWKACLSSGEEQVKGREETERVLKFLDSQLQGKKFFGGDSIGLVDIAATFVAYWLVIVTELMGIELMTRDKFPNLCEWIDEYVNSSFVKETLPDRDKLAERIRNRFLNTSAAAK, from the exons ATGGCGGAAGTGAAGGTATTGGGTACGTGGTCGAGCCCGTTCAGCCGGAGAGTCGAGTTGGCGCTGAAACTAAAGGGAGTTGAATACGAATTCATAGATGAAGATCTAAGCAACAAGTCTCATGATCTTCTTCAATACAATCCAGTCCACAAAAAAATCCCCGTCCTCGTACACAACGGAAAGCCAGTTGCCGAGTCATTGGTGATTCTTGAATATATCGACGAGACTTGGGCACATGGCCCATCCATCTTGCCCAAGGATCCTCACGACAGAGCCATGGCGCGTTTCTGGGCTAGATTCATCGATGAGACG TGCATGCCAGCATTCTGGAAGGCCTGCTTGAGCTCGGGGGAGGAGCAGGTGAAAGGCAGGGAAGAAACAGAACGAGTGCTTAAATTTCTTGACAGCCAGCTACAAGGCAAGAAATTCTTCGGGGGTGATAGCATTGGGCTGGTCGATATTGCTGCCACTTTTGTTGCCTATTGGCTTGTGATCGTCACCGAATTGATGGGGATCGAACTCATGACAAGAGACAAGTTCCCGAATCTATGTGAATGGATCGACGAGTATGTTAACTCGAGCTTTGTTAAGGAAACTCTGCCTGATCGCGATAAATTGGCCGAGCGTATCAGGAACCGGTTTCTGAATACCAGTGCTGCGGCTAAATGA